Proteins from one Terriglobia bacterium genomic window:
- a CDS encoding XdhC/CoxI family protein, with product MGDVFNEIVKLRKEGRKGALATIIQVQGSIPSYECSKILIRDDGSIVGTVGGGCVEAEVWSVAQDVMREEKPRRLHFNLNANPEFDTGLVCGGSLDIFVEPILATPTLYLFGGGHVSLSVSKVAALAGFDIVVCDDREAFANQERFPSAVATHAGPWEEIFPQISPNGLSYVVIATRGHKGDLDCLRWAVSTQARYIGMVGSKRKLAEFFKILGSEGVAAERLEQVHSPVGLDIGALTPEEIAVSIVAEMIAVRRNVSPSAASLTWKPRVQHTS from the coding sequence TGTTCAATGAAATTGTCAAGCTGCGGAAAGAAGGCCGCAAGGGAGCACTTGCCACCATCATTCAGGTGCAGGGATCGATTCCCAGCTACGAATGTTCAAAAATCCTGATTCGCGACGACGGCTCGATTGTGGGCACGGTCGGCGGCGGCTGCGTTGAGGCTGAGGTGTGGTCCGTTGCCCAGGACGTGATGCGGGAAGAAAAACCGCGCCGCCTGCACTTCAACCTGAATGCCAATCCGGAATTTGACACGGGCTTGGTCTGCGGCGGCTCGCTCGATATCTTCGTTGAGCCGATTTTAGCCACGCCCACGCTCTATCTTTTCGGCGGTGGCCACGTTTCGCTCAGCGTATCGAAAGTGGCTGCACTGGCTGGATTTGACATCGTGGTCTGCGATGACCGCGAAGCGTTCGCCAACCAGGAGCGCTTTCCCTCCGCCGTCGCCACTCACGCCGGGCCGTGGGAAGAAATTTTCCCTCAGATCTCGCCCAACGGCCTCTCTTATGTCGTGATCGCCACTCGCGGCCACAAGGGCGATCTTGACTGTCTGCGCTGGGCCGTCTCGACGCAGGCGCGCTACATCGGCATGGTGGGCAGCAAGCGGAAGCTGGCCGAGTTCTTCAAAATTCTCGGCAGCGAGGGCGTTGCCGCCGAGCGCCTCGAGCAGGTGCACTCGCCCGTGGGCCTTGATATCGGCGCCCTCACGCCCGAAGAGATTGCCGTCTCCATCGTGGCGGAAATGATTGCTGTGCGCAGAAACGTGTCTCCTTCCGCCGCTTCGCTCACCTGGAAGCCCAGGGTGCAGCACACCTCATGA
- a CDS encoding nucleotidyltransferase family protein gives MSVPPGPHSEAPSSRAIAGIVLAAGESSRMGADKALLMYRGRTFLENLISALKDASISRVIVVLGHHAEQIQQRTDLAAVEVVLNHDYRRGQTSSLQAGLLALAGNEPEGVVLCLIDHPVASPDTIRKLIHSFKSTRRSIVIPQINGTHGHPVLLGRELFSQVLALGPDEGADTVIHQNRDQTMFVEVADPGILIDVDDPESYRKLATQE, from the coding sequence ATGAGCGTTCCGCCGGGACCCCACTCGGAAGCTCCCTCATCGCGGGCTATCGCAGGCATTGTGCTCGCCGCAGGCGAATCTTCGCGCATGGGCGCTGATAAAGCGCTGCTGATGTATCGCGGCCGGACGTTTCTTGAAAATCTTATCTCGGCGCTGAAGGACGCCAGCATAAGCCGTGTCATCGTGGTTCTGGGCCACCACGCGGAACAAATCCAACAGCGTACGGATCTTGCGGCGGTTGAAGTGGTCCTCAACCATGATTATCGCCGCGGTCAAACCTCATCGCTGCAGGCGGGGTTGCTCGCGCTGGCAGGAAACGAGCCGGAAGGCGTGGTCCTTTGCCTCATAGATCATCCAGTAGCATCACCGGATACGATAAGGAAGCTAATCCATAGCTTTAAGTCTACCCGCAGATCCATTGTCATTCCGCAGATCAATGGCACGCATGGCCATCCGGTGCTGTTGGGCAGGGAATTGTTCAGCCAGGTGCTGGCTCTTGGGCCCGATGAGGGCGCCGACACGGTCATCCACCAGAACCGCGACCAGACGATGTTCGTGGAAGTCGCGGACCCTGGCATCCTTATCGACGTGGACGACCCAGAAAGCTACCGCAAGTTGGCTACGCAAGAGTAG
- a CDS encoding sorbosone dehydrogenase family protein has translation MKIINLLFLVLLGGSVGFAQVRGVTHGQEPTLPKPFSGPTVANPPTGNTSPGFTPKAPPGFHVSLFAKGFKEPRYLAVAPNGDVFLADTSGNTVYVLHDPGNGKASDGRFRFANHLNEPFGIAFHGNYVYIADTDEVIRFPYDPETSKPTGGSERILGLPSGGMHSTRTVVFSRDGKEMFVSAGSDCNVCVESDPRRAAIQVADPDGKNARIYASGLRNAVGLAVNPDNGVLWADVNERDMLGDNLPPDYFTHVPDGGFLGWPYSYIGKNLDPRVKKQRPDLVAKAIVPDVLVGPHTAPLESNFYMGKQFPESYQHGAFIALHGSWNRSVHSGYEVIFVPFKNGEPTANPENFLTGFDPNPHQKAVEGRPVGVAVARDGSLLVSDDVGNVVWRVSKE, from the coding sequence ATGAAGATCATCAACCTGCTGTTTCTCGTCTTGTTGGGTGGCTCTGTGGGCTTTGCACAGGTCAGGGGCGTGACCCATGGCCAGGAGCCGACGCTGCCCAAGCCGTTTAGCGGGCCTACCGTGGCTAATCCGCCGACTGGCAATACCTCGCCCGGCTTCACACCCAAAGCGCCGCCAGGCTTCCATGTTTCCCTGTTCGCCAAAGGGTTCAAAGAGCCGCGCTATCTGGCGGTGGCGCCCAACGGTGACGTCTTTCTCGCGGATACGAGCGGCAACACGGTTTACGTCTTGCACGATCCGGGCAACGGAAAGGCATCCGACGGCCGGTTTAGGTTCGCCAATCACTTGAATGAACCCTTCGGCATTGCTTTCCATGGCAACTACGTCTACATTGCAGACACCGATGAAGTCATCCGCTTTCCCTACGACCCGGAGACCTCGAAACCCACCGGCGGCAGCGAGCGTATCCTGGGCCTGCCGAGCGGCGGCATGCACTCAACCCGCACCGTCGTCTTCAGCCGCGACGGCAAAGAGATGTTTGTTTCCGCCGGCTCCGACTGCAATGTTTGCGTTGAGTCTGATCCTCGCCGTGCCGCCATCCAGGTGGCTGATCCCGATGGCAAAAACGCAAGAATCTACGCCAGCGGCCTCCGCAACGCCGTGGGCCTGGCCGTGAATCCCGATAACGGCGTGCTTTGGGCCGACGTCAACGAGCGCGACATGCTGGGCGACAACCTGCCGCCCGACTACTTTACTCACGTGCCTGATGGCGGATTTCTGGGATGGCCCTACAGCTACATCGGCAAAAACCTCGATCCGCGCGTGAAAAAGCAGCGGCCTGATCTGGTGGCCAAAGCCATTGTTCCCGACGTTCTCGTGGGTCCGCACACGGCGCCGCTGGAATCTAATTTCTATATGGGCAAGCAGTTTCCTGAAAGCTACCAACACGGAGCTTTCATTGCCTTACACGGCTCCTGGAACCGCAGCGTCCATTCGGGATACGAGGTAATATTCGTTCCTTTCAAGAACGGCGAGCCTACTGCTAACCCGGAGAACTTCCTGACCGGCTTCGATCCCAACCCGCACCAGAAGGCCGTGGAAGGACGCCCCGTCGGCGTTGCCGTGGCCAGGGATGGCTCGCTGTTGGTTTCTGACGATGTCGGCAACGTGGTCTGGCGAGTGTCCAAGGAGTAG
- a CDS encoding iron-sulfur cluster assembly scaffold protein produces the protein MYSRQVLDHFQNPRNVGEIDKPTAVVTAANPVCGDAMKLWILVRDGIVFEARFKVQGCVPAVACGSWLTEAIKGMPLPDIAAINAEHIETGLGGLPAASRHASMLAITALREALDKLVL, from the coding sequence ATGTATTCGCGCCAGGTCCTTGACCATTTCCAGAATCCACGCAACGTGGGCGAGATTGACAAGCCAACTGCCGTGGTCACGGCCGCGAATCCCGTCTGCGGCGACGCCATGAAGCTGTGGATTCTGGTTCGTGATGGAATAGTGTTCGAGGCGAGATTTAAGGTCCAAGGCTGCGTTCCGGCGGTGGCCTGTGGCTCCTGGCTTACCGAGGCCATCAAAGGAATGCCCCTCCCGGACATTGCGGCCATCAACGCCGAACATATCGAAACGGGCCTGGGCGGCCTTCCTGCGGCCTCGCGCCACGCCAGCATGCTGGCGATCACCGCGCTGCGCGAGGCGCTCGACAAGCTGGTCTTATGA
- a CDS encoding ZIP family metal transporter, with translation MLLAIEISLVLAVAAGLANLFGASIVSARAWSRSFLAYFLALGSGFMLATAMMEMIPESLRLAPVEGPVLILAGYLVVHIFEHVWPGHFHFGEETHPEEFVHSRVAYTALGGLLVHTFLDGVAIASGFMVSTWLGMVIFGATILHNIPEGFTIASVMVTAGKGRGSGMKAAGALGISRILGVLAMGFAYRWAALGLALSAGATLYVAASDLIPEVNKKPDIRIALTVGTGVVMVILLKLFVVPGA, from the coding sequence ATGCTACTTGCCATTGAGATCAGCCTTGTCCTCGCGGTGGCCGCCGGGCTCGCCAATCTGTTTGGCGCTTCCATCGTATCCGCCAGAGCGTGGAGCCGGTCTTTTCTGGCATACTTCCTTGCCCTGGGCTCCGGTTTTATGCTGGCCACTGCCATGATGGAGATGATTCCGGAAAGCCTGCGCCTGGCGCCGGTGGAAGGACCTGTCCTGATCCTGGCAGGCTATCTGGTTGTTCATATCTTCGAGCACGTGTGGCCCGGCCATTTCCATTTTGGCGAGGAAACCCATCCCGAAGAGTTTGTCCACAGCCGCGTGGCATACACGGCGCTGGGCGGCCTGCTGGTCCACACTTTTCTCGACGGCGTCGCCATTGCTTCCGGCTTCATGGTTTCAACCTGGCTGGGAATGGTGATTTTCGGCGCCACCATCCTGCACAACATACCCGAAGGTTTTACGATTGCCTCGGTGATGGTGACGGCGGGCAAGGGCCGCGGTTCGGGCATGAAAGCGGCGGGGGCTCTCGGCATCTCAAGAATTCTGGGCGTTCTGGCCATGGGCTTTGCGTACCGCTGGGCAGCTCTTGGGCTGGCGCTTTCCGCAGGGGCAACGCTTTACGTAGCGGCCTCTGACCTGATTCCCGAGGTAAATAAGAAGCCGGACATCCGGATCGCGCTGACGGTGGGCACGGGCGTGGTCATGGTCATATTGCTCAAATTATTTGTTGTACCAGGAGCCTGA
- the ychF gene encoding redox-regulated ATPase YchF: MLKTGIVGLSMVGKTTLFKILTHAQDNRLASGKPEARLGVVKVPDARLDRLTGMFNPKKVVHASIEYVDTPASVIQLARTGTHSAALKEMDALAHVVRAFEDPAIPAENETVDPKRDVESVELELVLSDLAIVEKRLERLDKDIKKQKTTSLEKEHQSLLKAKEALEAQKPLRELDLTPEEERALRGFTFLSLKPMLYVLNLGEQDAPRANAADQFAHQAGLRQRPRTAVTAVCGKVEEELSELSDEEAGEFLASYGLKASAIARLIRSSYQLLGLISFFTVGEDECRAWTIREGMTAFDAAGEIHSDIQRGFIRAEVITYDELVDAGGFAEARARGSLRLEGKEYVVHDGEIVHFRHSG; this comes from the coding sequence GTGCTCAAGACTGGGATTGTAGGCCTCAGCATGGTGGGCAAGACAACCTTGTTCAAAATCCTCACCCATGCCCAGGATAACAGGTTGGCCAGCGGCAAGCCGGAAGCTCGCCTGGGCGTCGTGAAGGTGCCCGACGCGCGCCTCGACCGCCTGACCGGGATGTTCAATCCAAAAAAAGTGGTCCACGCCAGCATCGAGTACGTAGATACACCGGCCAGCGTCATCCAGTTGGCGCGGACCGGAACGCATTCTGCCGCATTGAAGGAAATGGACGCCCTCGCGCACGTGGTGCGCGCCTTCGAGGACCCTGCTATTCCTGCCGAGAATGAAACAGTCGATCCCAAACGCGACGTCGAATCCGTCGAACTTGAACTTGTGCTTTCCGATCTGGCGATCGTTGAAAAGCGACTGGAGCGGCTGGACAAGGACATCAAGAAGCAGAAAACCACGTCTCTTGAAAAGGAACATCAGTCCCTGTTGAAGGCGAAGGAAGCCCTGGAAGCGCAAAAACCGCTGCGCGAGCTCGATCTGACGCCTGAGGAAGAACGCGCCCTGCGTGGATTCACTTTTCTCTCCCTCAAGCCCATGCTCTACGTGCTGAACCTGGGAGAACAGGACGCGCCCCGCGCCAACGCTGCCGATCAGTTTGCGCACCAGGCCGGGCTGAGGCAGCGGCCGCGCACCGCCGTCACCGCCGTGTGCGGCAAAGTCGAGGAGGAGCTTTCCGAATTGAGCGACGAGGAAGCAGGCGAATTCCTGGCCAGTTACGGGCTGAAGGCGTCGGCCATCGCGCGGCTGATTCGCTCCAGCTACCAACTGCTGGGCCTGATCTCGTTCTTTACTGTAGGCGAGGACGAGTGCCGCGCCTGGACCATTCGCGAAGGAATGACAGCGTTCGACGCCGCCGGCGAAATCCATTCAGACATTCAGCGTGGTTTCATCCGTGCTGAAGTGATTACCTATGATGAGTTGGTGGATGCCGGCGGCTTCGCCGAGGCCCGCGCGCGCGGCTCGTTGAGACTGGAAGGCAAAGAATACGTGGTCCACGACGGAGAGATCGTACACTTCCGGCATTCGGGCTGA
- a CDS encoding metallophosphoesterase family protein: protein MKRLALFGGIYNNYLALEAALDDARRRHADGLYCLGDLGAFGPHPDRVYPLLRENSVQCIQGNYDNSLAGGLADCQCGYTDPRDNHFARLSYNYTFRNTSADNKAWLRTLPEALRLEIEGRSVLLCHGSPRRMNEFLWESTSPDAFLEYLLAQANADIGCVTHSGIKWHRELPEKRHFINVGVLGRPENDGATNVWYTLLTISGASVKVEFIPVEYDFEKLAGEMRAENLPAEFAETITTGWWTTCLEVLPHKERARGRF from the coding sequence ATGAAACGGCTTGCGCTTTTCGGCGGCATCTACAACAACTACCTGGCGCTTGAAGCGGCACTTGATGATGCCCGCCGCCGCCATGCTGACGGCCTCTACTGCCTCGGCGACCTGGGCGCGTTTGGCCCTCATCCCGACCGCGTCTATCCGCTCCTGCGCGAGAACAGCGTGCAATGCATCCAGGGGAACTATGACAATTCTCTGGCCGGCGGACTCGCTGACTGCCAGTGCGGATACACCGACCCGCGCGACAATCACTTTGCGCGCCTCAGCTATAACTACACCTTCAGGAACACGTCAGCAGACAACAAGGCCTGGCTGCGCACCCTGCCGGAGGCGCTCCGCCTTGAGATTGAAGGCAGGTCGGTCTTGTTGTGCCACGGATCGCCCCGCCGGATGAACGAATTCCTCTGGGAATCCACCAGCCCCGATGCTTTTCTCGAATACCTTCTGGCCCAGGCAAACGCCGACATCGGTTGCGTAACCCATTCGGGCATCAAATGGCACCGCGAGCTGCCGGAGAAGCGCCACTTCATCAACGTCGGAGTGCTGGGCCGGCCGGAAAATGACGGCGCCACGAACGTCTGGTACACGCTGCTGACCATCAGCGGCGCTAGTGTGAAAGTGGAATTTATTCCCGTCGAGTACGACTTTGAAAAGCTGGCCGGTGAAATGCGAGCGGAAAACCTGCCAGCAGAATTTGCCGAAACGATCACCACCGGCTGGTGGACCACTTGCCTGGAAGTTCTTCCCCACAAGGAGAGGGCCCGCGGGCGTTTCTGA
- a CDS encoding radical SAM protein, translated as MNFPEVTLTHLDNLWFQVSGTLCNIACLHCFNNSGPNVRTFGFLSIETIREEIECAAHAGVKEIFFTGGEPFLHPRLPEMLAFALKHAPTTVLTNGMLINDRIAGRLAAIERSARYSLEIRVSLDGYTEEMNDAIRGEGVFHSALEGVRRLSGRGLLPLVTVVRTWSDDEELHALAAFSAILRAAGYDRPRIKVLPALPLGRELERRAGIDTGSLLSEEMLDGFDRELLMCSNSRVVTDRGIWVCPLLVEKPDARLGQTLADARPNFALGHNACVTCYHYGTICGNVSSLIEGPASEAGANKLP; from the coding sequence ATGAATTTTCCTGAAGTCACCCTCACCCACCTCGACAATCTCTGGTTCCAGGTGAGCGGAACACTTTGTAACATCGCCTGTTTACACTGCTTCAACAACAGCGGTCCCAACGTGAGGACATTCGGCTTCCTCAGTATTGAAACGATACGCGAAGAAATCGAATGCGCGGCCCATGCCGGGGTGAAAGAAATATTCTTCACCGGCGGCGAACCCTTTCTGCATCCCCGCCTGCCGGAGATGCTGGCGTTTGCGCTGAAACATGCGCCAACCACGGTGTTGACCAACGGCATGTTAATCAACGACCGAATCGCCGGCCGTCTGGCGGCCATCGAGCGATCGGCAAGGTATTCGCTCGAAATTCGCGTCAGCCTGGATGGCTACACAGAAGAGATGAATGACGCCATCCGCGGCGAGGGCGTGTTTCATAGCGCGCTCGAAGGCGTGCGACGCCTCAGCGGGCGCGGCCTGCTGCCGCTGGTCACCGTGGTACGAACCTGGAGCGACGACGAGGAGCTTCATGCCCTGGCCGCGTTTTCCGCGATTCTGCGCGCCGCCGGATACGACCGTCCGCGCATCAAGGTGCTTCCTGCCCTGCCGCTGGGCCGCGAACTCGAACGCCGCGCTGGAATCGATACGGGCTCGCTGCTCAGTGAAGAGATGCTGGATGGCTTTGACCGTGAACTGCTGATGTGCTCGAATTCTCGTGTTGTTACCGACCGCGGCATCTGGGTCTGTCCGCTGTTGGTGGAGAAGCCCGACGCCCGGCTGGGGCAAACTCTCGCCGATGCCCGGCCAAACTTTGCGCTGGGCCACAACGCCTGCGTCACCTGCTACCACTACGGAACGATCTGCGGCAATGTGAGTTCGCTGATTGAGGGCCCCGCGTCAGAAGCGGGTGCGAATAAACTTCCATGA